A portion of the Bacillus oleivorans genome contains these proteins:
- a CDS encoding TRAP transporter large permease, with amino-acid sequence MSPEIIGVIGIILLLLLILLRVSVGLALFLVGFLGISWLSGWDVGLAQLGSSAFGTSNNYGLSVIPLFILMGMFMSNTGLGKDLFNAVDKWIGHLRGGLAIATIGASSIFAAISGSTNATTATLARIAIPEMNQYNYKTTFSTAAVAAGGTLGILIPPSVILIIYGALTAEPIGHLLIAGIIPGIIMTLLFMLLINIQVRLNPEIAPRKQEAPPLYIKLSSLKSVWPFLLVFLISIGGIYFGVFTPTEAGGIGAIGAFLITVITKRLNWSKLVSSLDETIRLTVMLFLILIGASLFGRFLALSQIPMTLTATVGSLDVSPYVIMAMILIVYFILGMFLEGIAIMVLTLPIVYPIITQLGFDGIWFGIIIVMVLNIGVLTPPLGLSVYIISGVVKDVPIEKIFRGVVPAIVTMVLFTIVLVIFPEIATFLPSLID; translated from the coding sequence ATGAGTCCTGAAATAATTGGTGTCATTGGCATCATCCTTTTATTGCTGTTAATTTTATTACGGGTTTCGGTCGGACTTGCTTTATTTCTTGTTGGCTTTCTCGGAATCTCTTGGCTATCAGGATGGGATGTAGGTCTGGCTCAATTGGGATCCTCTGCCTTTGGAACAAGTAATAACTATGGGCTAAGTGTGATTCCGTTATTTATATTAATGGGAATGTTTATGTCCAATACAGGTTTAGGAAAAGATCTCTTTAATGCAGTAGATAAATGGATCGGACATCTTCGGGGAGGATTGGCGATCGCAACGATCGGAGCGAGTTCTATATTCGCTGCTATTTCCGGTTCTACGAATGCAACAACAGCTACGCTTGCGAGAATCGCAATTCCAGAAATGAATCAATATAACTATAAAACTACTTTTTCAACGGCAGCTGTAGCAGCTGGGGGGACATTAGGAATTCTGATTCCTCCAAGTGTTATTTTAATCATTTACGGTGCCTTAACCGCAGAACCAATCGGCCATTTATTGATCGCCGGGATTATCCCAGGGATTATTATGACTTTGCTGTTTATGCTGCTGATAAATATTCAGGTCCGCTTAAATCCGGAAATTGCTCCCAGAAAACAAGAAGCACCTCCTTTGTATATCAAATTAAGCTCACTTAAAAGCGTATGGCCGTTTCTTCTTGTCTTTCTTATTAGTATTGGCGGAATTTACTTTGGGGTGTTTACTCCAACCGAAGCTGGTGGAATCGGGGCAATTGGAGCCTTTCTTATAACAGTAATAACGAAGCGGTTAAACTGGTCAAAGCTAGTTTCTTCTTTAGATGAAACGATTCGTTTAACAGTAATGCTTTTCTTAATTTTAATCGGAGCCTCTTTATTTGGAAGATTTCTTGCCCTTAGCCAAATCCCTATGACGCTAACAGCAACTGTCGGCTCTTTAGATGTGTCGCCATATGTGATTATGGCTATGATTTTAATCGTTTACTTTATCCTGGGAATGTTTTTAGAAGGGATCGCGATTATGGTTCTCACGTTGCCAATCGTGTATCCTATCATTACTCAGCTTGGTTTTGATGGAATTTGGTTCGGCATAATCATCGTCATGGTTTTAAATATTGGAGTCTTGACACCGCCATTAGGCTTAAGTGTTTATATTATAAGCGGAGTTGTGAAAGACGTTCCAATCGAAAAAATCTTTAGAGGGGTTGTTCCTGCAATTGTCACTATGGTTCTTTTTACTATTGTTTTAGTGATTTTTCCTGAAATCGCTACATTTCTGCCTAGCTTAATAGATTAG
- a CDS encoding aromatic ring-hydroxylating oxygenase subunit alpha: MIRRIIDESAFLKLKEKMAEGLLPQWVLTDPDIYQLEKEKIFGYTWQFLAHESELPEPGSYLTRWMVDDPVLLVRTKNNEIKAFLNSCTHRGTQLCTADRGNKKSFTCPYHGWSYNLEGELIGIVAGNKVYGTEMHKEDWGLRKIPQVAIYQGMIFGNMDPNAEPLEDYLGEMKWYLDMMLGRSDGGMEVRGLPQRWVAKANWKATAENFTADPYHVQTTHRSTVELGISPEDPLYAGYGHQVVTKNGHGINVITSATGKARVPFQGTPESMWPMYKKNLTPEQVDILSRVTVFVGGVYPNLSFVSPIHGTEGHLHNYLNFRLWRPLGPDIVEVWCWFMIDKAAPEDYKEAAYRGYLGSFGPSGTLEQDDTELWARIVEVSGGLMMRDKELNYNSVSNYLMGFNRVEPDPTFPGPGKAYPTTYLDALARSMHEKWLELITKDLFVKEDMK, from the coding sequence ATGATCAGGAGGATAATCGATGAATCTGCATTTCTAAAGCTAAAGGAGAAAATGGCGGAAGGACTGTTACCGCAGTGGGTATTAACAGATCCGGATATTTATCAGCTGGAAAAAGAAAAGATTTTCGGCTACACCTGGCAATTCCTTGCTCATGAAAGTGAACTGCCAGAACCTGGCAGTTACCTAACAAGGTGGATGGTGGATGACCCTGTCTTGCTTGTGAGAACGAAAAATAATGAAATAAAAGCTTTTCTCAATTCATGTACCCATCGCGGAACACAGCTTTGTACAGCGGATCGCGGAAATAAGAAGTCCTTTACTTGCCCTTATCATGGCTGGAGTTACAATCTCGAAGGAGAACTAATCGGAATCGTAGCAGGCAATAAAGTGTATGGCACAGAAATGCATAAAGAGGACTGGGGGCTTCGCAAAATTCCGCAAGTCGCCATTTATCAAGGCATGATCTTTGGAAATATGGATCCGAATGCCGAACCATTAGAAGATTACCTAGGTGAAATGAAATGGTATTTGGATATGATGCTAGGTCGCAGTGACGGAGGAATGGAGGTAAGAGGACTTCCGCAGCGCTGGGTTGCAAAAGCGAACTGGAAAGCAACAGCGGAAAACTTTACAGCCGATCCGTATCATGTACAAACGACTCATCGATCTACTGTAGAACTCGGAATCAGTCCAGAAGATCCTCTTTACGCAGGCTACGGTCACCAGGTTGTTACGAAAAATGGCCATGGAATCAATGTAATTACATCGGCAACCGGAAAAGCAAGAGTGCCATTCCAAGGCACGCCAGAATCGATGTGGCCAATGTATAAAAAGAATTTAACGCCTGAACAGGTCGATATTTTATCGAGAGTTACTGTATTTGTAGGCGGAGTCTATCCAAACCTGTCCTTTGTCAGCCCAATCCACGGTACCGAAGGACATCTTCATAACTACTTAAATTTCAGACTATGGCGTCCGCTTGGACCTGACATAGTGGAGGTATGGTGCTGGTTTATGATTGATAAAGCTGCTCCTGAAGACTATAAAGAAGCAGCCTATCGCGGTTATTTAGGCTCATTCGGGCCATCTGGGACTCTAGAACAGGATGATACAGAATTATGGGCACGTATTGTGGAGGTTAGCGGGGGTTTGATGATGCGCGATAAGGAACTTAATTATAATAGTGTTTCTAATTACTTAATGGGCTTTAATCGGGTTGAACCAGATCCTACATTTCCAGGACCAGGAAAGGCTTACCCCACAACATATTTGGATGCATTAGCTCGAAGCATGCATGAAAAATGGTTAGAGCTGATTACGAAAGACCTCTTTGTAAAGGAGGATATGAAATGA
- a CDS encoding 3-phenylpropionate/cinnamic acid dioxygenase subunit beta, with the protein MNKEVQIMVTPELHLEISNFLNQESFYLDHRMYKEWLELLTDDVYYRMPLRETVEGVGADNIAKDISFFEETKKSLSTRVNRLYTKSAWVENPATRQRHFISNIIVEPTSNPNEYKVRSYFLYKRSRGSTRDIEEMFGERDDVIRKVDSEWKIAARTIYPDQTVITTMNMSMFL; encoded by the coding sequence ATGAACAAGGAAGTTCAAATCATGGTCACTCCTGAACTTCACCTTGAAATTTCTAACTTTCTCAATCAGGAATCCTTTTATCTAGACCATCGAATGTATAAAGAGTGGCTTGAATTATTAACAGATGATGTTTATTACCGTATGCCTCTTCGTGAAACGGTTGAAGGTGTTGGTGCAGACAATATTGCGAAAGATATTTCCTTTTTTGAGGAAACGAAGAAATCTCTAAGTACTCGTGTTAATCGGCTATATACCAAGTCTGCTTGGGTAGAGAATCCTGCAACCAGACAAAGACATTTTATCAGCAATATTATAGTTGAACCAACATCGAATCCAAATGAATACAAAGTAAGAAGCTATTTTCTTTATAAACGGAGCAGGGGATCGACTCGGGATATTGAAGAGATGTTCGGGGAACGGGATGATGTGATTCGAAAAGTGGATAGCGAGTGGAAAATCGCAGCTAGAACCATCTATCCGGATCAAACAGTAATTACCACGATGAATATGAGTATGTTTTTATAA